A genomic window from bacterium includes:
- a CDS encoding prepilin peptidase, protein MLGSFLNVCIYRLPRGESVVTPRSHCPRCGRLIPWYENVPVVSWIFLRGRCRGCRGAISIQYPLVELAAACLAAGSWLRFGASWDTPAMAVLLLILLGILVTDLQTYTIPDSFSLGGLAAGVAFSFLPGGISPLQAALGTLIGGGVLYLAAVAGQAALGREAMGGGDIKMLAAIGAFTGWTGVLFTLFAGSVAGSLIYGWINYVQRRKRLVPFGVFLALGAALYVFRGRELTAWYLGLFHF, encoded by the coding sequence ATGCTGGGCAGTTTCCTCAATGTCTGCATCTACCGTCTGCCGCGAGGCGAGAGCGTGGTCACCCCCCGCTCGCACTGCCCGCGCTGCGGACGGCTGATACCGTGGTACGAGAACGTCCCGGTGGTGAGCTGGATTTTCCTGCGCGGGCGCTGCCGCGGCTGCCGGGGGGCGATTTCGATCCAGTATCCATTGGTCGAGCTGGCCGCAGCCTGCCTGGCCGCCGGGTCCTGGCTGCGTTTCGGCGCGAGCTGGGACACTCCGGCTATGGCCGTGCTACTGCTCATCCTGCTGGGTATCCTGGTCACGGACCTTCAGACCTACACCATCCCGGACTCTTTTTCCCTGGGCGGCCTGGCCGCTGGTGTCGCTTTCTCGTTCCTGCCCGGCGGGATCAGCCCGCTCCAGGCGGCCCTGGGGACGCTGATCGGAGGAGGGGTGCTCTACCTGGCCGCAGTGGCCGGGCAGGCCGCCCTGGGGCGCGAGGCCATGGGCGGCGGCGACATCAAGATGCTGGCCGCCATCGGCGCTTTCACCGGCTGGACCGGAGTGCTGTTCACTCTCTTCGCCGGGTCGGTGGCCGGCAGCCTGATCTACGGCTGGATCAACTACGTACAGCGCAGGAAACGCCTGGTGCCGTTCGGCGTGTTCCTGGCCCTGGGGGCGGCCCTGTATGTGTTTCGCGGCCGCGAGCTGACCGCCTGGTACCTGGGGCTTTTCCATTTCTAA